The following proteins are co-located in the Streptococcus downei MFe28 genome:
- a CDS encoding PTS sugar transporter subunit IIA — MEFEKSLIKLNQQFTNKEEAIRYCGQLLADGGYVKPDYIDAMVRRDQELSVYMGNFIAIPHGTDDAKKEVLKTGVTVVQVPKGVNFGTEEDPQIATVLFGIAGLGNEHLELIQKISIFCADVDNVVKLADAQSQDEIIRLLNSVE, encoded by the coding sequence ATGGAATTTGAAAAAAGTCTGATTAAACTCAATCAGCAATTTACCAATAAAGAAGAAGCCATCCGTTACTGCGGGCAGTTATTAGCAGACGGTGGCTATGTCAAGCCAGACTATATTGACGCCATGGTTCGTCGTGACCAAGAACTATCTGTCTATATGGGGAATTTCATCGCCATTCCTCACGGGACCGACGATGCTAAAAAGGAGGTTCTTAAGACTGGCGTGACCGTTGTCCAAGTTCCTAAGGGGGTTAATTTTGGTACGGAAGAAGATCCGCAAATCGCAACCGTTCTCTTTGGTATCGCCGGTCTAGGAAACGAACACTTGGAATTGATTCAAAAGATTTCTATCTTTTGTGCCGATGTTGATAATGTGGTTAAATTGGCAGATGCCCAGTCTCAAGACGAAATTATTCGTCTCTTAAATAGTGTGGAATAA